The genome window AGAGATCTGAGTTCAAGAGAAGACACCTacctcattaaaataaatggtttaGTCTTTCTCCCCAGTGTATAGCCTTTGTAGGTATTACATTACAAGTACATAGTCTGAATTTTGTTGAAATTTTCCTCTCAGTTTCAAGATTTGTCCTTGTAGTTTTGTCTGCTGTAAGTAGTCTGTCGGGAACAGAGAAACCTGAAGCCATTTTCTGGAGGAAGTTAAGTCTGTCATCTTAGATAACTCTGGATGtgaaagtattaaaaattgTATCTAAAAAACCAACCAGAttatatatttccttttaagGAGAATGTTAGCAatagaaaattgttttaagtTTACAGATATTGCCTGTTGGCTAATGTAGTCATAAATCATATAGAAACCGCAGAGATAGATCCTCAAAGTTCGGTACCTTTCCTTTTCAGAGTTTGTTCAGCCTTTATGCTTCTGATTTAACAATTACTGTCCACAAATACTAATTTATTGAAAGTTGTTTTGATTCTAAAAATTGGGTGGAACAGCAGCCTGATGTCAGGTTCTTTTCTTCTACAGAGGCACACAGTTCTAACACAATTTGTTCTTTGACTGTCAGTGGGGAAAAGATGCCTGCCATGACTACTGAAATGCAACTTCAGGTGAGTTTGCAAttccagaaatatttatattttctttttaatctggAGCCAAACGTATACATACAGTCAATaaagaaatccatttttctaataaaataacagtatttcttttgtcatttcagGTTTTACACTCAGCTCTCTTCACATTTGATTTAATAGAAAGTGTTCTAGCTCGAGTAGAAGAGCTCATTGAAGTGAAAGTAAAATCTGTAATGGATGAAAATATATAGGTCGACTGAAATATCTGAGTTAACATACTTTTTGCAAGATCATTTTGATCATTAGATTTGAGTTGAAAAGAGGGCTATACCAACCTTTAGAGAGTAGCTTAGAGTGGCCTCTAGAAAAATTGCAAATCCTGCTCTTCGTATGtctgttgctgttctttttgttttgttttgtttttttaagcaaaaacaagcttattttgctatttttgtcTGTGATCACAGAGATGGCCTGTTTACTAAAGTGTTCATCTTCAGAACTTGATGTTTTTTCTGAAGTATAGAACGTATATCTACAAGATGTTTTTGTGTTGTGCTGTGGTAAGAATGTATGATTGTGCATTTCTTGTTCAATTCATTTTCAAAGTGTTTTAGATAACTTGCTGTCTGATGATCTGAATTATGAAGATTTTTATAAAGTAACCTGGAGAGCTGTGAATTAAAAAGCACTGTAGCACTGTTAAAGGAgtagttatttttattagtaCTTTTTAATAATGACAAACAAGCTTCTATATTTTCAAACAGGTCTATAAGCTATAGATAATAGATAAAGGCAAACCAAACCAggtttaaagaaaaacacatcagCCTTGAACCAAGTAACATATTAAAACTTGGTAAAAGAACAGATAAAActtgtgtttaaaaatgcactGTGTAAGGCTTGATGCACAACTGTTTTAACAGGGCGAACCTgtattttgaaattgttttggTCATCTTTACTGATAAAGTTTTCCTTAATTTGAGAAATTACGATAAACAGATGAATGCACACATTCAGAATCAAACCAAATATCAGGATGACGTCTCTTTAGCGCAGTTAAACTACTtttttcgttgttgttgttgttgttagaaaACATACAGAGTATAAGGTATACTATTTTTAACTGTAGAgttatttaatataaatttgtTTCAAATGTGTAAATTGTgtatatagttttttttttaatgcaaaggATATTTTAAGAACATACTATATATTGTTTAAAGTATAGCTGCTATAATTAATTTATGAATAAAACTTCTTACTAAATTAATTACTATGCAACTTCTGGTACTCCTGAAGCATCTTCCAGACTGGACTGTTTTCTATTATGTGGGTTTTTGTCATTGCCATTTTCTGAGAAACATCATCTGCGCGTGGCTTGGAATTCAtcttagaagaaagaaaaatattatgagTAGGAAACATTTGCTTCCTGAAAAATGAATACTCAATCTCTCTGTATCTCTAAGACCAGTCCTAACATAACTACTTCTATCAGCTTTGCATCTGCTTATTATCTATATAGTATTTCTACAGGAGTTGGTGTGGTAGCTTTGGACTAGATGGATGATATTGGTCCCTTGGCCATGTTCCTTATCCTAGGTcaaaataagtttattttctAGGATATAATTAGGGACTCTCTTACAAGAGTTCATTGGATTGACTCTGTACTGTATCAGTAACAACATAAAGGCAACTGAGATATCTGTGGTATGTACTATCGCGACTTCTTAAGGGGCTAATTGTTGAAATCCGGTGTATTCATTCTGAACAGATTCAACTTTATAGGATCAACAGTAATCTTAAAAGTTTTTAGGTTAATGCTACATTAAGAAACTGGGCCAGACAGCAGCAGAATCCATACAAAGTTAGAAAAATACAACGTTCAAAGTTGTAATAAGCATTCATCCACTCTTACCATACAGTAGATGACATGTAGTTTCTAACATGCTTTCTaacctgctgcttttattttggtaCGTGGCATGGTCCAAGCATTGTTGTAGATAGTATCTACGTTAGAATTCTcatggaaaatgttatttaaagcAGTTCAGGCTTCAATGAGGATGTTTATACATACAAGGTATGTTGCTGTTACATAGATTAAATCATACTTGTTAAGCTGTAGAAATAATGTATTACTATGTGCATCACTTAAAAATCTGCAAGTAGCTAGTGTTTTCAGATTACTGCTTTACTTTAGAAGTAGTTACATATATAGATCTCTTTTTTATCTCATGTTGCTTCAGTGCTAGTAAGCAAAATGAAGACATTCTAATTTCATAGAATAGCTTTGTTTGGAAGGATCCTTAAAGATCAGGGTTGCCATCCACTAGATCAAGTTACCGTGGTCCCCATCCACACTGtccatgaacacctccagggagagaacattcacagcttctttgggtTAAGTACGGTGACATCCTAAATTAACAGAGATAAATAAGAGCTGAATTAACTCTTAAATGTCTCATTTGTCTTCATGCATTCTGTTGATTTAAAGTTACCTTTAACAATAGTTTAAACATTCAGTTAAAGCATTTGAGCAGCAATCCCACCTCAAGGTGAAACATGGATTGTGTAATATGACTTCGTACATGAGCatatagtgataggacaagggggaaatggttttaaatcgAAATAGAGgggatttaggttagatattcaaagaaaatttttaactcagaaagtggtgaggcactggaacaggttccccaaagaagctgtggatactACATctctgggggtgttcaaggccaggttggatggtgccctgggcagcctgatgcaGTGGGTAGCAACCCTGCCCAGAGCAGGATGTTGGAACTAGGTCAtcttgaaggtctcttccaacccaaatcattctatgattgtagTCAATATGATGCAGAAAGATGcattaaggaaaaacaaatgttttccaaGTTAAAATACCTCTGAAGTTCTGAGGAGTAAATCATTTTAATCATATTTAACCAGACTTACCTTAGCTATAGTTAGCATCAACTTAACAGTTTCAGCAGTATTATGAACTGGTATTATACGTAAATTGCTTCCCAGGAATCTAcacatcaaaataaattaagGTTACTTTCAGAGTGCACATTTAATTATGCCTTGAAACTCAAAAAACATTCTCACATAATGTAAACAACTTCTTTGTCTTCACCACAAGTTGCTTTCATCTTCAGCTGAGTAAGATTGCTTTTATCTTTGAAGGCAACAGGCGAATTCTGGCTGTTTTTATACCGATCTATCCCATCTCTACACCATTTGTCCAGGTGGGATttttgaagggttttttttgtttctaggACTCCTTGACAGTCAGTCATAATTTCTTAAGTGTGCTTATGTTCAGGGAGAACAAAACGCtcttttgttgtgttgttgaAGACTGTTCTCAAAGTGgcagtaaaaatatttatttttttccatgagaaacaaaacacaggaaagGATCTAAAAATATTGTGCTAAAAATACCTCCGAATTTGAAATACATCTTAGTATACTGTCTAAGTATAACAATCTGTATGGTTAGATAATGGGATAATTCTAACAATTTCATTAGAATGTCCAAGTCTATATAATTTAAtcagagaatttaaaaaaaaacaacaagcaaatcCAACATATGACTTGTGGTTTGAGAACGTAGCACATGTTCCAATCCCACCAGTGCAAAAGCTCAGTCACTGGTTAACCTACAGTGCCAGAACTCCTAGCTGCCAACTAGTAATAAAGCACACGTATCTAAGGTATAATTGTGCCCTGCTATAATCAAGTTGGTGTGGCCTGCAGTGATAaaactaatatttttatttaaataaaattactgaGTTGCTAAAGGGAGCATGTTTTCAAAACATCACATTTATTAGTAATCAATGCACATAAAAGATCAGTTGAAGTATAGATTGAACATTAGCATTACCATCAGCTGAAAAATATGTTCTTGCTGAATGATGGCAGAGCTTTTAAGAACTCTCATGAAAATTTATGGAATTTTTGCAAATGGATAATAGATTTCCTACATTTCATCCAATATACTCAGCTATTCATCAGCATTTGGCAACGTGCCCTGGGTATAATGAAACTGGTGTTAGTTTCAAGGAGGTAAAGATCAAAGACCCCATTAGAAGAGTCACTTTGATATCAGGAGTGAAAATCAGCTGCAGCAAAGATTACTGTACCTGCCAGAAAATGGTTTTGAATGGAAGTATAGAACAGAGTCTGATATCCATTATGAGCAAGTATATACTGAGAAGTGGAATTTTTCAGGCTTTGTTTCCATTGTTTTAGCTCAGTATAACAGACTATTCCAAGTGAAGAGATTTTAAAACCTGGCAAAGAATCTATCGTTTACACTAAAGCCTTTTCATATGAATAAAACGTGCTTGTTCTATTTTGAATTTACCATGAAAACATGCTGCCAGAACTAGGACAaaacaattaaagaaaatggCCTCATTTTCCAGTGAgagaaaaacctgaaaaagagTACAAAGGCCTAAAATGATGGGAGGGAAgatttggtgggtttttttgtttgtttgtttctgggggggagggaggagaacatttccttttgttaaCTATCATGTCAGATCAATTCACTtaacattcttttcattttccactaATTAAACATATTCTTTGGCTAATTTTCCAGTGtatgagcaaaataaaattcaactGAATCCAAGACTGCCGAGTAGACagttaaacattttttcctagCAATAGAAAGTTTGATGTTGAAATAATACCTTCTCTGAATCCTAAACATTTCATTCCATTCTTGTGGTCCATGGAGAGCAGCTGACAAAACCAGAAAACTATTCCGATGTATGTTTATAAACTTCTGAATTCTTTCTAAAAACTGTTCTTCCCCTCTCACAAGCAAGTCTTGAATGTCTACCAGTATAAATGCAACACCTGTTGAAGAAATTGATATGAATTTGTGTCAGCAATGTGATTAATCCTTCTCACTACAAATACCCTAATCAGGAAGCAATTCTTACTCAAGCATTAATTTAAAAGagtagaacaaaaaaaattgtgagTGAATTAGATCATCTTGAGAGTTTAAGGCAATCATGACATTTGGCCAGTAATTACTAGTAATTTTAGGATAAAACTACAAATAACTCAGATGTTATTTTCTAccataacattaaaaaaaaaaaaaaaaagtagttcaaTTCACTTAAAGTACAGACATCTGAATGCCTTTGCAAGCACATGTTTCAGGAACAAGAATCTGCTGTATGGAATGAACTTAGAACAAATGCAGACTGATTGAAGACTTCAGCAATTCTGATTTTGAAGTAACATAAGCAAATACACCTGCAACATCTTCAAATTGAACTAAAATGTCTACCATGAGAAATTAAATTATGATCCCATCAACAAAGTTAAGTTCAAAGTTAAGGCATAAGTGGAGGAGGTTTAACAGCAGAGGACACAAAAGACTGGGCCAATTGATGCCTTGTTAGTCCTAACAGTTCAGGAAAGCTTCAGGTTAAGGATCTCATCCGATTGTCTAAAGCATTCTCTGCTCTGGAAAGAATGGATAGATGTTTCATGTTTGAAGTTTCAGTAATTTCCTAATCAAAACAGCTCCAAGAAtccttttctcatcttcctttttacCACCGGGTCTGCAAATTCAGCTTGGACAACTAAAGCCAAGGCTCTCTTGTGTTTACAGTATTTACAAATACTAAATATCTTGATGGCCATTTTATGTTTAAGTGGCGATACTCATTTATAAGAAGAGTTTACTGATTATCACCAAATACAACATAGAGACCAATGGCAATGTTTAATTCATGAAATTCTCTGTTGCAGCCCCTGATTTATATGTAATCACTTCTCCTTCCACTACTGTATGAGACTCCAACATGGCAGATTTTATTCAGTTCAGCACAGCTTACAACAGTGCCTCATTAAAGTTTaggaatttaaaaacaaagtactgtaccagaaagagaaaaaatcacGGAACCAATTTCCACTGATTCTGAATATCGGACGCGATGTTGCCTCTGTAGAATTGTGGAGATTTCATGATTCTAAATAAATTATAACAGATTATTTTCAGCCAACAAATTAGATGAAATATTCTCAAAAAATTGAATAGTTGTAGGAGAATTTTTGCATAATTGCTTAAGAATTTTGCCTGTTTTTGTAATAAATGCTAAAATAGAATTTGCAGAAGTGAGGAATGTACAATAGTGTACTTCTAAGGCTCCAGTTAATTAGactgcatttttctcattgATGTCAGTATTTCATTTGGAAGATATTTCAGAAGATTTGTATGGGAAGTGATTTTCATTAAAGGTTTTTGACAACACAATCCAGTCAGGAAAACTAGAACATTGCACTATGCAATGTAATCATTTGAGGAACTGAGGGAGTTTGGATATATTTTTCAGCCTGCAAAAAGCACTTCTGCAGTATGCTCTGCAAAAGCTGCTCAAACCCACACGTTTTAAAGATTGAACTCCCAACTCCTTTTTagctaataaaatattttttagatatttaaaatgtaGGCAACCTGCCATTAAGAGAGTTTTAATGATTTAACGAAAGATACGAAATAAAGTCTGGATGGTGAGTGAGTCCTGAATTGATGCTTT of Meleagris gallopavo isolate NT-WF06-2002-E0010 breed Aviagen turkey brand Nicholas breeding stock chromosome 10, Turkey_5.1, whole genome shotgun sequence contains these proteins:
- the C10H1orf146 gene encoding uncharacterized protein C1orf146 homolog, producing the protein MLSVMNHEISTILQRQHRVRYSESVEIGSVIFSLSGVAFILVDIQDLLVRGEEQFLERIQKFINIHRNSFLVLSAALHGPQEWNEMFRIQRRFLGSNLRIIPVHNTAETVKLMLTIAKMNSKPRADDVSQKMAMTKTHIIENSPVWKMLQEYQKLHSN